The Vanessa atalanta chromosome 2, ilVanAtal1.2, whole genome shotgun sequence genome has a segment encoding these proteins:
- the LOC125074043 gene encoding parafibromin, with product MADPLSLLRQYNVNKKEIIERDNQIIFGEFSWPKNVKTNYLKWGSGKEGSDKEYYTLECLLFILKNVLLPHPVYVKQAAAANIPPVRRPDRKELLAYLNGETATCASIDKSAPLEISTQVKRTHDHDGGESEAKKPRIEETHVQKVREQLAARLDAPKEASVTVDNIKSLSEAMSVEKIAAIKAKRLAKKRTTIKSNDYSDTLGVVGSDLRAILDYDVDLTKDIISRERQWRTRTTVLQSNGKTFAKSILALLGSIRAREEGRPGAPRPQPVVMPPPTAIPAQQTQYNRYDQERFIRQKEETEGFKIDTMGTYHGMTLKSVTEGPSVPAPARAPQTPNHPRQMPQSGAAGGTPRRELLPVTAARPPAGGKRPSRTPIIIIPAAATSLITMYNVKDMLQELKFVPVEQKKAEGSVRENEVLLQRRKGPTGDQVPNNATTITVPYRVVDNPARLSAAEWDRVVAVFVQGPAWQFKGWPWDGNPVQIFANICAFHLKFDEMKLDANVARWAVTVLNLSRTKRHLDRAALLAFWETLDKHMMKNKPHLRF from the exons ATGGCGGATCCTTTAAGTTTACTTCGCcagtataatgtaaataaaaaagaaattattgaaCGTGACaaccaaattatttttggtGAATTTTCATGGCCTAAAAATGTCAAGACTAATTACCTTAAGTGGGG ATCTGGAAAAGAGGGAAgtgataaagaatattatactcTGGAATGCTTGTTGTTTATACTGAAAAATGTACTTTTGCCTCATCCAGTTTATGTAAAGCAAGCAGCT gCCGCTAATATTCCACCTGTACGGCGTCCTGATCGTAAGGAATTGCTCGCTTATCTAAATGGTGAGACAGCAACTTGTGCATCTATAGACAAAAGTGCACCTTTGGAAATATCAACACAG GTTAAACGGACTCATGATCATGATGGAGGTGAATCTGAAGCTAAAAAGCCTCGTATTGAAGAAACACATGTTCAGAAAGTACGAGAGCAGCTGGCAGCTCGTCTTGATGCACCTAAAGAAGCTTCTGTTACAGTTGATAATATCAA gtCCTTATCAGAGGCTATGTCCGTGGAGAAAATTGCTGCCATCAAAGCCAAGCGTTTAGCTAAAAAAAGGACAACCATTAAGAGCAATGATTATTCAGATACTCTTGGTGTTGTGGGATCCGATCTCAGAGCCATCCTTGACTATGATGTTGACCTTACTAAAGATATTATTAGTCGAGAGAGGCAATGGAGGACCAGAACTACAGTATTACAAAGTAATGGGAAG ACTTTTGCAAAAAGTATTTTAGCTCTTCTCGGTAGTATAAGAGCAAGGGAAGAGGGAAGGCCAGGAGCACCCAGGCCACAACCAGTAGTCATGCCTCCACCGACAGCCATACCTGCACAGCAAACTCAGTATAACAGATACGATCAGGAAAGATTTATCAGACAGAAAGAAG AAACGGAGGGTTTCAAAATTGATACTATGGGGACATATCATGGTATGACCCTAAAGTCAGTGACAGAAGGTCCAAGTGTGCCAGCACCAGCTCGTGCTCCACAAACACCAAATCATCCAAGACAAATGCCAC AgagcggcgcggcgggcggcacCCCGCGACGGGAGCTGCTGCCGGTGACGGCGGCGCGCCCGCCCGCGGGCGGCAAGCGGCCCTCGCGCACGCCCATCATCATCATCCCCGCCGCCGCCACCTCGCTCATCACCATGTACAACGTCAAGGACATGCTCCAGGAGCTCAA ATTTGTACCAGTTGAGCAGAAGAAAGCAGAAGGGTCGGTTCGGGAAAATGAAGTATTATTACAAAGAAGGAAAGGTCCAACCGGTGATCAAGTACCCAATAATGCGACTACAATAACG GTACCTTATCGAGTAGTAGACAACCCTGCGAGGTTATCTGCTGCCGAATGGGATAGAGTGGTCGCTGTATTCGTCCAAGGCCCGGCATGGCAGTTCAAAGGGTGGCCCTGGGATGGAAACCCTGTTCAGATCTTTGCTAATA TATGCGCGTTCCACTTGAAGTTCGACGAGATGAAGCTGGACGCGAACGTGGCGCGCTGGGCGGTGACGGTGCTGAACCTCAGCCGCACCAAGCGGCATCTCGACCGCGCCGCCCTACTCGCCTTCTGGGAGACGCTCGACAA ACACATGATGAAGAATAAACCGCACCTTAggttttaa